Proteins found in one Asterias rubens chromosome 12, eAstRub1.3, whole genome shotgun sequence genomic segment:
- the LOC117297536 gene encoding lipoamide acyltransferase component of branched-chain alpha-keto acid dehydrogenase complex, mitochondrial-like isoform X2, which yields MASFTRQILGFSSPLVRCLRLHRCTSRYISVCSTTQPQTENVSRHLQCARLHHQGVRHVIPFRNIHTATALRSDVVQFKLSDIGEGIAEVTVKEWYVKEGDIVAQFDSICEVQSDKASVTITSRYDGVIKKIHYEIDDIASVGDPLVDIQVASEAKQDGEKEDASSSDSDSDSDREGDVTQSTGNSAPDSARSVRVLATPAVKRLAMENNISLVDVTGTGKEGRVLKEDMLNHIEMLQSASKPPMTAPPVQQVSAFQSPPQTQTLPPASASVMPPPRPAQPVVIGKDYTEPITGIKKAMVKTMTAANTIPHFGYCDEIDVTSLMLLKGIMKKTAAQRGVQFSMMPMFIKAASMALNFFPSLNASVDESCEQMTYKASHNIGFAMDTPLGLLVPNIKNVQGRTIFETAQELNRLITLGNEGKLGSDDLSGVTFTLSNIGTIGGTYAKPVLMPGTVAIGAIGKVQALPRFDEDDEVYKAFIMNVSWSADHRVIDGATMARFSNLWKSYLEEPATMTLDLK from the exons ATGGCCAGCTTTACTCGTCAAATTTTGGGATTTTCGTCTCCTTTGGTGCGGTGTTTACGATTACAT AGATGTACATCCCGGTATATCAGTGTCTGCAGCACTACACAACCACAGACTGAGAATGTGTCAAGGCATCTTCAATGTGCAAGGTTACATCATCAAGGAGTACGCCATGTGATCCCTTTTAGAAACATTCACACTGCAACAG CTTTACGATCTGATGTAGTGCAGTTCAAACTATCCGATATAGGGGAAGGAATAGCAGAGGTAACTGTCAAAGAATG GTATGTGAAAGAGGGCGACATAGTAGCACAGTTTGATAGTATCTGTGAGGTACAAAGTGACAAGGCTTCAGTCACCATTACAAGTCGTTATGACGGTGTGATAAAGAAGATCCACTATGAGATTGATGACATTGCGAGTGTCGGTGACCCCCTCGTGGATATACAAGTGGCTTCAGAGGCCAAACAAG ATGGGGAAAAGGAAGACGCATCATccagtgacagtgacagtgatAGTGACAGAGAAGGTGATGTAACCCAATCTACAGGGAATAGCGCCCCCGATAGTGCGCGCAGTGTAAGAGTATTGGCCACTCCAGCCGTCAAGAGACTTGCAATGGAAAACAAT ATATCATTGGTCGATGTGACTGGAACAGGCAAGGAGGGAAGGGTCCTCAAAGAAGACATGCTCAATCACATAGAAATGCTTCAAAGTGCTAGCAAACCACCAATGACAG CACCACCCGTCCAGCAAGTTTCTGCTTTCCAATCCCCTCCTCAAACACAAACCCTTCCCCCTGCATCTGCATCGGTCATGCCCCCACCAAGGCCTGCCCAGCCAGTGGTCATAGGCAAAGACTACACAGAGCCCATTACAGGCATCAAGAAGGCCATGGTGAAGACAATGACGGCTGCTAATACGATACCACACTTCGGTTATTGCGACGAGATTGACGTCACATCTCTCATGCTGCTTAAAGGAATCATGAAAAAGACGGCAGCTCAGAGAGGAGTACAGTTCTCCATGATGCCGATGTTTATTAAG GCAGCTTCTATGGCTCTCAATTTCTTCCCTAGTCTCAATGCAAGTGTGGATGAATCTTGTGAACAAATGACATACAAG GCAAGTCATAATATTGGCTTTGCTATGGATACCCCACTCGGTCTTCTAGTGCCTAATATTAAGAACGTTCAAGGGAGGACAATCTTTGAGACAGCTCAGGAGTTGAATCGTCTCATAACGCTCGGTAATGAAGGGAAACTTGGTTCGGATGACCTCAGCGGAGTGACGTTCACACTCTCCAATATCGGAACg aTTGGTGGGACGTATGCCAAGCCAGTTTTAATGCCCGGCACTGTGGCCATAGGAGCAATTGGGAAAGTCCAG gcTCTTCCTCGTTTCGACGAAGACGACGAGGTATACAAAGCATTTATTATGAACGTCAGCTGGTCCGCCGATCACAGAGTCATCGACGGCGCAACCATGGCAAGATTTTCCAATCTGTGGAAATCTTATTTAGAAGAACCAGCGACGATGACCCTAGATCTGAAATGA
- the LOC117297536 gene encoding lipoamide acyltransferase component of branched-chain alpha-keto acid dehydrogenase complex, mitochondrial-like isoform X1 yields MASFTRQILGFSSPLVRCLRLHRCTSRYISVCSTTQPQTENVSRHLQCARLHHQGVRHVIPFRNIHTATALRSDVVQFKLSDIGEGIAEVTVKEWYVKEGDIVAQFDSICEVQSDKASVTITSRYDGVIKKIHYEIDDIASVGDPLVDIQVASEAKQDGEKEDASSSDSDSDSDREGDVTQSTGNSAPDSARSVRVLATPAVKRLAMENNISLVDVTGTGKEGRVLKEDMLNHIEMLQSASKPPMTAAPPVQQVSAFQSPPQTQTLPPASASVMPPPRPAQPVVIGKDYTEPITGIKKAMVKTMTAANTIPHFGYCDEIDVTSLMLLKGIMKKTAAQRGVQFSMMPMFIKAASMALNFFPSLNASVDESCEQMTYKASHNIGFAMDTPLGLLVPNIKNVQGRTIFETAQELNRLITLGNEGKLGSDDLSGVTFTLSNIGTIGGTYAKPVLMPGTVAIGAIGKVQALPRFDEDDEVYKAFIMNVSWSADHRVIDGATMARFSNLWKSYLEEPATMTLDLK; encoded by the exons ATGGCCAGCTTTACTCGTCAAATTTTGGGATTTTCGTCTCCTTTGGTGCGGTGTTTACGATTACAT AGATGTACATCCCGGTATATCAGTGTCTGCAGCACTACACAACCACAGACTGAGAATGTGTCAAGGCATCTTCAATGTGCAAGGTTACATCATCAAGGAGTACGCCATGTGATCCCTTTTAGAAACATTCACACTGCAACAG CTTTACGATCTGATGTAGTGCAGTTCAAACTATCCGATATAGGGGAAGGAATAGCAGAGGTAACTGTCAAAGAATG GTATGTGAAAGAGGGCGACATAGTAGCACAGTTTGATAGTATCTGTGAGGTACAAAGTGACAAGGCTTCAGTCACCATTACAAGTCGTTATGACGGTGTGATAAAGAAGATCCACTATGAGATTGATGACATTGCGAGTGTCGGTGACCCCCTCGTGGATATACAAGTGGCTTCAGAGGCCAAACAAG ATGGGGAAAAGGAAGACGCATCATccagtgacagtgacagtgatAGTGACAGAGAAGGTGATGTAACCCAATCTACAGGGAATAGCGCCCCCGATAGTGCGCGCAGTGTAAGAGTATTGGCCACTCCAGCCGTCAAGAGACTTGCAATGGAAAACAAT ATATCATTGGTCGATGTGACTGGAACAGGCAAGGAGGGAAGGGTCCTCAAAGAAGACATGCTCAATCACATAGAAATGCTTCAAAGTGCTAGCAAACCACCAATGACAG CAGCACCACCCGTCCAGCAAGTTTCTGCTTTCCAATCCCCTCCTCAAACACAAACCCTTCCCCCTGCATCTGCATCGGTCATGCCCCCACCAAGGCCTGCCCAGCCAGTGGTCATAGGCAAAGACTACACAGAGCCCATTACAGGCATCAAGAAGGCCATGGTGAAGACAATGACGGCTGCTAATACGATACCACACTTCGGTTATTGCGACGAGATTGACGTCACATCTCTCATGCTGCTTAAAGGAATCATGAAAAAGACGGCAGCTCAGAGAGGAGTACAGTTCTCCATGATGCCGATGTTTATTAAG GCAGCTTCTATGGCTCTCAATTTCTTCCCTAGTCTCAATGCAAGTGTGGATGAATCTTGTGAACAAATGACATACAAG GCAAGTCATAATATTGGCTTTGCTATGGATACCCCACTCGGTCTTCTAGTGCCTAATATTAAGAACGTTCAAGGGAGGACAATCTTTGAGACAGCTCAGGAGTTGAATCGTCTCATAACGCTCGGTAATGAAGGGAAACTTGGTTCGGATGACCTCAGCGGAGTGACGTTCACACTCTCCAATATCGGAACg aTTGGTGGGACGTATGCCAAGCCAGTTTTAATGCCCGGCACTGTGGCCATAGGAGCAATTGGGAAAGTCCAG gcTCTTCCTCGTTTCGACGAAGACGACGAGGTATACAAAGCATTTATTATGAACGTCAGCTGGTCCGCCGATCACAGAGTCATCGACGGCGCAACCATGGCAAGATTTTCCAATCTGTGGAAATCTTATTTAGAAGAACCAGCGACGATGACCCTAGATCTGAAATGA
- the LOC117297537 gene encoding RNA 3'-terminal phosphate cyclase-like, producing MASLSAFQASKIVIDGSIMEGGGQILRIASALSCLTCQPIMVQNIRAGRSNPGLRPQHLSGLQLVSDLCKGELLGGAVKSSEITFIPSTIQSGRFIADTKTAGSVVLLMQVSLPCMLFASGPTQVTLKGGTNADMAPQIDFTTMVLQPILERFGVSFECDIKRRGYFPKGGGEIQVRTVPVKQLKAVDMTDRGDLVKIHGRAFVAGVLPIKIAQGMANTATSILKQRYPDIPIHIKAVQEASAIGNGCGITVVAETSSSCRLAGSALGKRGVPAENVGKEAAQMLLNNLEHGGCVDEYLQDQLIIFMALAEGTSRVLAGPLTLHTKTAIHIAKKLTQATFKVINDGSETSVIECEGIGLQR from the exons ATGGCTTCATTATCAGCCTTCCAAGCCTCTAAGATTGTGATTGATGGCAGCATCATGGAAGGG GGTGGACAGATTTTGAGGATTGCGTCTGCTTTGAGTTGCTTGACTTGCCAACCGATCATGGTGCAGAATATTCGAGCAGGAAGGAGTAACCCGGGACTCAG ACCTCAACATCTGAGTGGACTCCAGCTTGTAAGTGATTTATGTAAAGGCGAGTTATTAGGAGGAGCCGTCAAATCATCTGAGATTACATTTATCCCGTCAACCATTCAATCAGGAAGGTTCATTGCTGACACAAAAACGGCAGG GAGTGTGGTACTTCTGATGCAGGTATCTTTACCTTGCATGTTGTTTGCTTCAGGACCAACTCAAGTCACTTTGAAAGGTGGCACTAATGCAGACATGGCACCTCAGATTGACTTTACAACCATG GTTCTTCAGCCAATACTTGAGCGATTTGGTGTCAGCTTTGAGTGTGATATAAAACGAAG AGGTTACTTTCCTAAAGGAGGTGGTGAGATACAAGTGCGTACTGTTCCAGTGAAACAGCTTAAGGCTGTGGACATGACAGATCGTGGCGACCTAGTCAAGATTCATGGAAGAGCATTCGTTGCAGGAGTGTTACCAATCAAG ATAGCTCAAGGCATGGCAAACACAGCAACAAGTATACTGAAGCAAAGATACCCTGATATTCCAATTCATATTAAGGCTGTACAAGAAGCTTCAGCTATTGGCAATGGATGTGGTATCAC AGTGGTAGCTGAGACCAGTTCATCATGTAGACTTGCAGGATCAGCTCTGGGTAAAAGAG GTGTGCCAGCTGAGAACGTAGGAAAGGAAGCAGCACAGATGCTTCTTAATAATCTGGAGCATGGAGGATGTGTAGATGAATACTTACAAGATCAG CTGATAATATTTATGGCCTTGGCTGAAGGAACATCACGAGTGCTTGCAGGTCCATTGACATTACATACAAAGACAGCAATTCACATCGCAAAGAAGCTCACACAG GCGACATTTAAAGTCATAAATGATGGATCTGAGACCAGTGTAATAGAATGTGAAGGAATTGGTCTACAAAGGTAA